A portion of the Trichomycterus rosablanca isolate fTriRos1 chromosome 17, fTriRos1.hap1, whole genome shotgun sequence genome contains these proteins:
- the enc3 gene encoding ectodermal-neural cortex 3, with protein sequence MSVSSHENRKSRSSAGSMNIHLFHKTSHADSLLTHLNLLRKRCVFTDVVLRAGNRAFPCHRAVLASCSRYFEAMFNGGLKESRDAEVNFHDSLHPEVLELLLDYAYSARVILNEENAESLLEAGDMLQFLDIRDASAEFLEKNLHPSNCLGMMLLSDAHQCARLYELSWKMCLADFAALSKSEDFLNLPKDKVRELIFSEELEVEDESVVYESVIDWVKADARGRLDDLPDLLRCVRLALLPETYLLRNVVSEDLIMEDKVCREIVEDAVRCKMKILQNDGVVTGFCARPRKISQALLLLGGQTFMCDKVYTIDHKTKEITLKTDLPSPRKECSACAIGCKVYVTGGKGSENGASRDVWVYDTLHDEWSKAAPMLVARFGHGSAELDHLLYVVGGHTSPSGSFPASPSVSLKQVEQYNPQSNKWTLVAPLREGVSNAAVVGAKNKLFAFGGTSVSRDKYPKVQCFDPCENRWTVPATCPQLWRYTAAAAVGNHVVVIGGDTEFSASSAYRFNSETYQWTKFVDVTEKRISCYAVASGNRLYVVGGYFGAQRCKTLDCYDPSTDSWDSVTSVPYSLIPTAFVSTWRYLPS encoded by the coding sequence ATGTCTGTGAGCAGCCACGAGAACCGGAAGTCCCGGTCGAGCGCCGGCTCCATGAACATCCACCTGTTCCACAAGACCTCTCACGCCGACAgcctcctcactcacctcaaCCTGCTCCGGAAGCGCTGCGTCTTCACGGACGTGGTGCTGCGAGCCGGAAACCGGGCGTTTCCCTGCCACAGGGCGGTCCTGGCCTCCTGCAGCCGCTACTTCGAGGCCATGTTCAACGGCGGACTCAAGGAGAGTCGGGACGCCGAGGTCAACTTCCACGACTCGCTGCACCCGGAGGTGCTGGAGCTCCTGTTGGACTACGCCTACTCGGCCCGGGTCATCCTGAACGAGGAGAACGCCGAGTCCCTGCTGGAGGCCGGGGACATGCTTCAGTTCCTCGACATCCGCGACGCCTCGGCCGAGTTCCTGGAGAAGAACCTGCACCCGTCCAACTGCCTGGGCATGATGCTGCTGTCGGACGCGCATCAGTGCGCGCGGCTTTACGAGCTCTCCTGGAAGATGTGCCTGGCTGATTTCGCCGCCCTGTCCAAGAGCGAGGACTTCCTGAACCTGCCCAAGGACAAGGTCCGAGAGCTGATCTTCAGCGAGGAGCTGGAGGTGGAGGACGAGAGCGTGGTGTACGAGTCCGTCATCGACTGGGTGAAAGCCGACGCCCGCGGACGCCTGGACGACCTGCCGGACCTCCTGCGCTGCGTACGCCTCGCCCTCCTCCCGGAGACCTACCTGCTGAGGAACGTGGTCTCGGAAGATCTCATCATGGAGGACAAAGTGTGCAGGGAGATCGTCGAAGACGCCGTGCGATGCAAGATGAAGATCCTGCAGAACGACGGCGTGGTCACCGGTTTCTGCGCCCGTCCGCGCAAAATCAGCCAAGCTCTGCTGCTCCTGGGCGGCCAGACGTTCATGTGCGACAAGGTGTACACCATCGACCACAAAACCAAGGAGATCACGCTCAAAACCGACCTGCCCAGCCCCAGGAAGGAGTGCAGCGCCTGCGCCATAGGGTGCAAGGTCTACGTCACAGGAGGGAAGGGGTCCGAAAACGGCGCCTCCAGGGACGTCTGGGTCTACGACACCTTGCACGACGAGTGGTCCAAGGCGGCGCCGATGCTGGTGGCGAGATTCGGGCACGGCTCGGCCGAGCTGGACCACCTCCTGTACGTCGTGGGAGGGCACACGTCTCCGTCGGGGTCCTTCCCGGCCTCGCCGTCCGTCTCCCTCAAGCAGGTCGAGCAGTACAACCCACAGTCCAACAAATGGACCCTGGTGGCGCCCCTGCGCGAGGGCGTGAGCAACGCCGCCGTGGTCGGCGCCAAAAACAAGCTCTTTGCGTTCGGCGGGACCAGCGTGAGCAGGGACAAGTACCCCAAAGTGCAGTGTTTCGACCCGTGCGAGAACAGATGGACGGTGCCGGCCACCTGCCCCCAGCTCTGGCGCTACACGGCCGCCGCGGCTGTCGGGAATCACGTCGTGGTCATCGGCGGCGACACGGAGTTCTCGGCGAGCTCGGCGTACCGCTTCAACAGCGAAACGTATCAGTGGACCAAGTTCGTAGACGTCACGGAGAAGCGGATCAGCTGCTACGCCGTGGCCTCGGGGAACAGACTCTACGTGGTGGGGGGGTATTTCGGCGCGCAGAGGTGCAAAACCTTGGACTGTTACGACCCCTCTACGGACTCGTGGGACAGCGTCACCAGCGTTCCGTACTCCCTCATTCCCACTGCGTTCGTCAGCACCTGGAGGTACCTGCCCTCCTGA